The Etheostoma spectabile isolate EspeVRDwgs_2016 chromosome 23, UIUC_Espe_1.0, whole genome shotgun sequence genome includes a window with the following:
- the nup107 gene encoding nuclear pore complex protein Nup107 yields the protein MDWGQSELLSPVVRDEEVTVAARRRKKVAFPSPGSGSPVVSTATPARSLMRNTPASLFRQAVTPRFPDVSTILAPGGRTPRYTHTPRNALSSMNLDDSDWTNSMYISPVLGMDNTSFFADDTANLSSALLKEDDPGEAAAASLFPEFLASLLKHSSSAVFELLEDYQTLCQNKVDVLQSVVLRAGQNSKTAGVHWLLQQEICTWRLITSLYRDRVQLALEDDIMTDLVVPSESEKVVVEQLFQRDAIIRQSQLVVDWLESIAKDKIGDFSDNIEYYAKNVCWENTLHSLKLRRKSGTAFTVPLVTELDPDAPFRQQRPLAELDREDDTRLLKNLFSLIRAGMTEEAQRLCKRCGQAWRAATLEGWKLYHDPNRTSVSIELQPVEGNPQRGIWKACCWRMAEEEQLNRYERAIYSSLSGNLKPLLAVCESWEDCVWAHFKVMVDSLVEKELMSSGMAHQEMETLPREYLEANWTMEKVFEELQALELKRVSEETKEHHHVIQKFVILGDLDGLFEEFSDWMTTSKPLPSHLLRFMTHLLLFFRSLGLALKEEVCVDVLKAYVSLLVRDQQTDLVASYVSQLPADVATVQYAAFLETVNQPELRPRCLQLATDAGLDVAAITKLVVETVRERDDTEFTHHNQTLEMGTTKEDLRKIDVIDWLLFDPAHRAESLKQSNAIMRKFLAVQKHDAAKAVFSKVPEDSMREIYCQWSGAGQTTSLPAEDENAIREHLCIRAYLEAHEAFTDWFNHSSSAPQKPAPAPEAKFTERVANEMREKEYQASLSAWSCRLDVLTEDVKERIYNVLLFVDGGWMIDNRRDSEPDSERRHQMAALRSLCLPRLTFLLLSVLQNSSRHQEALRLADIISSDQHRLYQVFSKEELRRFLLKLRESSLALLDRGLDPLGYELQT from the exons ATGGACTG GGGTCAGAGCGAGCTGCTGTCTCCGGTGGTTCGAGATGAGGAGGTGACGGTCGCTGCCCGCCGGAGGAAGAAGGTGGCCT TCCCGTCACCCGGCAGTGGCAGCCCAGTGGTTTCCACGGCAACGCCAGCCCGCTCCCTGATGAGGAACACTCCTGCTTCACTGTTCAGACAGGCtg tAACTCCCAGGTTTCCAGATGTTTCCACCATTTTGGCTCCTGGAGGTCGAACGCctcgatacacacacacacccagaaaCGCCCTCAGCAGTatg AATCTGGATGACAGTGATTGGACCAACAGCATGTACATCTCCCCTGTTTTGGGAATGGATAACACCAGCTTCTTCGCAGACGACACCGCCAACCTTAGCTCAGCCCTACTGAAGGAGGACGACCCTGGCGAGGCCG CGGCTGCAAGTCTTTTCCCAGAGTTCCTCGCCTCGCTTCTTAAGCACTCTTCCTCTGCAGTGTTTGAGCTGCTTGAGGATTACCAGACACTTTGCCAGAACAAG GTGGACGTACTGCAGTCTGTGGTCCTCAGAGCGGGTCAGAACAGTAAGACAGCTGGAGTCCACTGGCTGCTGCAGCAGGAGATCTGCACCTGGAGACTCATCACGTCACTGTACAG GGACCGGGTCCAGTTGGCGCTGGAAGATGATATCATGACAGACTTGGTT gTTCCCAGTGAGAGTGAGAAGGTTGTGGTGGAGCAGCTTTTCCAGCGGGACGCCATCATACGTCAGAGTCAG ctGGTCGTTGATTGGCTGGAGAGCATTGCCAAGGATAAGATTGGAGATTTTTCAGATAACATAGAATACTACGCCAAAAATGTCTGCTG ggaGAACACACTCCATTCGCTGAAGCTGAGGAGAAAGAGCGGCACTGCCTTCACTGTGCCTCTGGTCACTGAGCTG gaCCCAGACGCTCCTTTCAGGCAACAGCGCCCCCTGGCTGAGCTGGACAGAGAGGATGACACCCGACTGCTGAAGAACCTGTTCAGCCTGATCCGAGCGGGGATGACCGAGGAG gctCAGAGGCTGTGTAAGCGCTGTGGTCAGGCCTGGAGAGCAGCGACTCTGGAAGGCTGGAAACTCTACCATGATCCCAACAGGACCTCAG TGAGTATAGAGTTGCAGCCCGTTGAAGGAAACCCTCAGAGAGGAATCTGGAAGGCCTGCTGCTGGAGAATGGCTGaggag GAGCAGTTAAACAGATATGAGAGAGCGATCTACTCCAGCCTGAGTGGAAACCTCAAACCG cTCCTGGCAGTGTGTGAATCATGGGAGGACTGTGTGTGGGCGCACTTCAAAGTGATGGTGGACTCACTGGTCGAAAAGGAACTGATGTCATCGGGTATGGCCCACCAGGAAATGGAGACGCTGCCACGAGAATACCTGGAGGCCAa TTGGACGATGGAAAAGGTGTTTGAGGAACTTCAGGCCTTAGAGTTGAAG AGGGTGTCGGAGGAGACAAAAGAGCATCACCATGTCATCCAGAAGTTTGTCATCCTGGGAGACCTGGACG gtctGTTCGAGGAGTTTTCTGATTGGATGACAACCTCTAAGCCCCTCCCCTCCCACCTGCTGCGTTTCATGACTCACCTGCTGCTGTTTTTCCGCTCTCTGGGTTTGGCACTGAAG gaggaggtgtgtgtggaCGTGCTGAAGGCCTACGTCTCCCTTCTGGTTCGGGATCAGCAGACCGACCTCGTGGCGAGCTACGTTAGCCAGTTACCCGCCGACGTCGCCACCGTTCAGTACGCCGCTTTCTTGGAGACCGTCAACCAGCCGGAGCTCCGCCCCCGCTGCCTGCAGCTCGCCACCGACGCCG gtCTGGATGTGGCTGCGATAACCAAGCTGGTGGTGGAgactgtgagagagagagacgacacCGAGTTCACACACCACAACCAGACGCTGGAGATGGGAACCACAAAG GAGGACCTAAGAAAGATCGACGTCATCGATTGGCTGCTGTTTGACCCCGCCCATCGAGCCGAGTCCCTAAAGCAGTCCAACGCCATCATGAGGAAGTTTCtgg ccGTGCAGAAACACGACGCAGCCAAGGCGGTGTTCTCTAAAGTTCCAGAAGACTCAATGAGGGAGATTTACTGCCAGTGGTCGGGGGCTGGTCAGACCACGTCTCTACCTGCTGAGGACGAGAACGCCATCAGAGAACACCTGTGCATCAGAGCCTACCTG gAAGCCCATGAGGCCTTCACTGACTGGTTCAACCACAGTAGCTCTGCGCCCCAGAAACCAGCACCTGCCCCGGAGGCCAAATTCACAGAGAGAGTAGCCAATGAGATGAGAGAAAAGGAGTACcag GCTTCTCTGTCCGCCTGGTCGTGCCGCCTGGACGTTCTAACTGAAGATGTGAAAGAGAGAATCTACAACGTGCTGCTGTTTGTAGACGGAGGATGGATGATCGACAACAGACGG GATTCCGAGCCGGATTCAGAGCGCAGGCACCAGATGGCGGCGTTGCGCTCTCTGTGTCTGCCTCGCCTCACCTTTTTGCTGCTCAGCGTGCTGCAGAACTCCTCCAGACACCAGGAGGCGCTGCGACTCGCTGACATCATCTCATCTGACCAGCACCGCCTCTACCAG GTTTTCTCTAAAGAGGAGCTGAGAAGGTTTCTCCTGAAGTTGAGGGAGTCGTCGCTCGCTCTGTTGGACCGAGGACTCGATCCACTGGGCTACGAGTTacagacatga